The following proteins come from a genomic window of Rutidosis leptorrhynchoides isolate AG116_Rl617_1_P2 chromosome 10, CSIRO_AGI_Rlap_v1, whole genome shotgun sequence:
- the LOC139870735 gene encoding uncharacterized protein: MKVLADYLAKTAGDIEISHESKEIPPPPEQLWEMHTDGACVPEGVGEGIVLKSPEGEEYTFALHFSIPVTNNDAEYEALLSGTRVAKYLEAKKLSVYVDSQLVANQFNGIFEANDESIQKYLKLMQELVVDFDIFQIMQVSRTLNKKADALSKLAAITFSHFKK, from the coding sequence ATGAaagtcctagcagattatctggctAAAACAGCCGGAGACATCGAAATCTCgcatgaatcaaaagaaataccacctccgCCCGAACAGCTGTGGGAAATGCACACAGATGGGGCTTGTGTTCCGGAAGGCGTAGGGGAAGGAATAGTCCTGAAAAGTCCAGAAGGAGAGGAATATACCTTTGCGCTACATTTTAGCATCCCTGTAACAAATAATGATGCTGAGTATGAAGCATTATTATCTGGAACGCGAGTAGCAAAGTACTTGGAGGCAAAAAAGTTGTCAGTATATGTTGATTCACAGCTAGTTGCAAATCAATTCAATGGGATATTCGAAGCAAATGATGAATCAATACAAAAGTATCTGAAACTTATGCAAGAACTTGTGGTAGACTTCGATATATTCCAGATAATGCAGGTTTCAAGAACATTGAATAAAAAGGCGGATGCGCTCAGTAAGCTGGCTGCCATAACATTCAGCCATTTCAAGAAATAA